Below is a window of Trichosurus vulpecula isolate mTriVul1 chromosome 4, mTriVul1.pri, whole genome shotgun sequence DNA.
AGAGGAACGAGCAGCAACACTGGGGCAAACATAGGGCGGAGTGCCATGACTTGGGCTGCCTTCTTCCCCttgctttcctttccccttcaagACCACCCAAACCCTCCGCAGGCAGgcccaaatgcagaaaaacccttCCCATCAGGATGCTCCCTCCCCTTGCATTCCCTTTAACTTCTCCCCCAAAGGGATGGAGACCCATCAGGGCCACCTGACAGTTCATACTACATGAATAAGACACCATCCAATGAGATGGAGATGACCGGGCTTAGCCATCTTCCCTGCTTCTATGCCCTGAAGCCTCTGGGCTCCTGTTGCCTGACCTACTAAGGTAACGGAAGGATTCCTGGGCTTTGTCATCCACCTTGGTGATGAATTTTCCTTTATGGGCTGTCTTCCTCagttatccccagtgcttagcacagtgtttgacacagaGAAAaggcttttttcattcattcactcattccccgacACCCCTATAATTAATAAAAACCCCAGCAGCCCAAATGTATGTCCTGCTCTATGGCAGACTGCCCTCACAACAAGCTTGTGAAGTAGGTCTAAAAACAGGCCATCATGAACTTTTATTCTGAAGGGCCCTGTAGTTCAGCAATTTGAATTTTGATGTGGTGAAAGAACTTTGTAGCTAATTAAAACCAACAGGGTGAATTTAGAGGATTCTGCCAGGGGTTCACGTCTCTCTTCTTTCATAAGAGACCTCTCGGTTAAGTTCTTAGACAGACTATCCCCAAAGAAGTCATCTGTCAAGCCCAAAAGAGTTTCCCTCCTCCACCTCTACTCCACTGGTGTCGGGGGAAACTGGAAGAAAAGACTCTTTACCCCACCCCCGAGCCACTCTGAAGAAGGCAGCATTCTGGTAAGCAGAGGCAGCCTGCCCTCTAGTGTCATCAATGGAGTGTGGCTGGCAGGTACCAGCTGAGCAAGGGTCTCAATAGTTGCCGATTAGTTAAAAGGCCATCTGGTCATTCCAGAGAGGGCACTGTGATGAGCACTCCATGAACAGCTTCCATTGATGAAGTCCAGTCCCCCTTTTTGGGAGGGGGCTCTTCCTTTTTGCTGACTCCCTAATCCTGCCCCATTCCACTAAACACACATGCAGATACCTGAGCTCAAAGGCATTTTGATTACATATTCCTCTTCCTCTAGCTCCCGGACATTGTGTTTGGaagcaagaagacctggatttgaatcctgcttcagacattcaACATCAGTGTGACTCTAGATAAGCtatactgtgcctcagtttcctcatttgtaaaatgagggggtgggatggcctctaaggtcccttccagctttgaatctatgattttatcaaaCTTGTATTCTCACCATGGGTCTAGAAAAGAGTGAGAACTAGGTCACATACACTTATTCCATGGGCCAGTGGAAAGTTTAACGGGTGACTCCCTTTGGTCAGTAGAGGGGCCCTCTCGTTCCTCAACagagttgttgttcatccttcattctcgaattggaccatgacatcaggaaggataCAAAATGGTACGAGAATTGTAGTCTTTAAGGCAAGAAgccctttctcctcttttactTTGGATGAGGGACAAAATGTAGAACACAGAAAAGGCAAATATTTCACAAGCACAATTTACACTTGTCAGCTGAGATAAATCTGTTTTGGACAGAAACAGAGCAGGCCATTCAGAGCATTACCTCTTGCCTCTGACGAGCATGCTTCTCGGTCCACTCTCTGGCATTCTTGAGGAAGGCTGGTTTGTTGTACTTAAACTCTGAAGactaggaaggaagcaaagaagatgATGAAGGGGAGTGCCCTACCTCTGAAATCAGGTGCTTCAGCTTCAGGGTGAGGGTGGGATGCaccagagatgagagagacacTTACTATGTCAGCCATGAGAGGGTCATCAGGGTTGGGCTCTGACATGAGCAGCTGGATAGAGGTCAAAACGGTGGAAATATTCAGGGACGGTCTCCAAGCACCCTATATGAAGTTGTAAAAGAAGGCACATTTCGATTACAAGGTCTCTGATGCAAAAGTAGGTGCTTCTTATATACCCTTCACTTACTTTTGGTGGCAGTTTTAGAACATCTAGACAGATCCTCCCTGCAGAGTCAATGTTAGGATGATAGATGGGAGTCAAAAAGCGTATCTTTGGAGGTTCAAATGGGTACCTTTGAAAGTACAGGACAAAAAGTTTAGTTACTTGTTGATGCTGTGATTTATAGCCTCATCCACACCTTTCACATCAACACCATCCCCAAACGATAGGACCATGGGCCCTTTGCGATCCCACAGTCCAACcctctcagttttacagatgttGATTCctggagaggtgaagtgacttttgcCCAAATTAACGCAGGTAAGAGTGTCTGTAGAAGGGTCCACATTTAATTCTGGCCCATAGGAACTTCTGAAAACACAGCCTTCCGAATGGAATCGACACACATCTTTGCTTCTTAGGCTATAATCTCACTAATGATGTAGCATGTGGTGAATCTCCTCTTCTCAGGATGTCAGCCAGAGTTTAAAGGTCTAGCTTGGTGAGATCCAGAATAACCATCTGGATACTGAGAACCCGCCCTCCAACATCCTGAATGCAAGGATCACAACTGTTATTGTTTATCTGATACAGCATTTAGGAGGCTCCCAGAGTTGGAATGAGCCTTGGAGGTGATCTGTTCTAACCTCatttttacaggggaagaaatgAAACGCAGAGAAATGATGACTTTCTTAAGCCATACAGAGAATTAGTAGCAGGGCAGAGGCTAGAATTCAAGTTCTCCTGGCTCCCAGTCAAATGCCCTGCCACTACTCAGCATCCTCCCAAAAGGGCTCCTTACCCCAAATCTATACTGACCTCTCAGGAATGGAGACTTCCAGCTTGAAAATACCCTTTTCATAGGGTGTGTTGGTCCCACCCAAAAtctcttaaaaggaaaaaaacaagggCAAAGAGATGAGTTATATTGCTATTGTGCCACTCAGCACCATAGTTTCAAAGTCTCAAGAGTGGAGAAACTAGGTCTGGGCCTACAACTCTCTTCCCAAGGTTTTAAAATCAGGCCCTTCCTCAAAGCCCTCTTGCCATCCAATATGGCTATGTTGTGGATACCTGCAAGTTTTTTTATATGGGGTGTTAAAAGGTTtacgggatcatagatttaga
It encodes the following:
- the UBE2T gene encoding ubiquitin-conjugating enzyme E2 T, with protein sequence MQRASRLKRELHLLATEPPPGITCWQNANQMDDLRAQILGGTNTPYEKGIFKLEVSIPERYPFEPPKIRFLTPIYHPNIDSAGRICLDVLKLPPKGAWRPSLNISTVLTSIQLLMSEPNPDDPLMADISSEFKYNKPAFLKNAREWTEKHARQRQEAEENEEVENVPEPSNSKLVEAPQKRKGSNVGGPEKRLCPDA